One window of the Desulfurellaceae bacterium genome contains the following:
- the cas8a1 gene encoding CRISPR-associated protein Cas8a1/Csx13 has protein sequence MTEEIHWDHPGEEVIVRAVHEAMRCRYGRIAAENAGKQAAMKNRMTREYERQRLAFVGAKTADALRHALADLWSRAGSNSVLRESWPHILPLLSNTKWQLTRDLALIALASYQGKEQENIDLTETETDEVEE, from the coding sequence ATGACCGAAGAAATTCACTGGGACCACCCCGGAGAAGAAGTAATCGTCCGGGCTGTACATGAGGCTATGCGATGTCGGTACGGACGCATTGCAGCCGAGAATGCAGGGAAGCAAGCTGCAATGAAGAACCGTATGACTCGCGAGTATGAGCGCCAACGCCTTGCTTTTGTCGGCGCGAAGACTGCCGATGCCCTCAGGCACGCACTTGCCGACCTGTGGAGCAGGGCGGGTTCCAATAGCGTGTTACGGGAATCTTGGCCGCATATCTTGCCGCTGTTGAGCAATACAAAATGGCAACTGACGCGCGATTTAGCCTTAATTGCTCTTGCGAGTTACCAAGGAAAAGAACAGGAAAACATTGATCTGACTGAGACTGAAACAGACGAAGTGGAGGAATAA
- the cas8a1 gene encoding type I-MYXAN CRISPR-associated Cas8a1/Cmx1 codes for MESLTCDLFAPGMTPLHRAGLGGLVSTLRWIEKSLPDEERPPGRWTIDERSVTLSWEEAGAKPFFDRLFNCAFQIQEGLIYLPGQYGELSLPLEVRAALHEGLLLSFYDHGPTSRGSETAIESTYEIDDKPVSYRYLPLSWYKHQNTQGRGKGKDGSALIVDSLTEPIGLTSALFPGAIQRHAAHSASQVTQSAELVLPLLFAPVGTMALKAGGKKVNDRGTRRFKPGAALLIPDLNTLLEVEYFLPTIIPRNARDCQISNVADAALQAELRLRSRNLLDLETLSALRCVWCCPNDWNSRLQPPSAVTEVSVDATDIALDQFEIAMAVLAPPSPRQTKKGEYFWPKSYARPFIAENLALGRPWSRPAISLSLSLTLPPFYLIRQVFETASTYNDRRNSLGPPRRRSNRPGCT; via the coding sequence ATGGAATCGTTGACATGTGATCTTTTCGCGCCAGGAATGACCCCTCTTCACAGAGCGGGGCTGGGAGGACTGGTCAGTACTCTACGCTGGATCGAAAAAAGCCTTCCAGATGAGGAGCGCCCGCCTGGGCGATGGACCATTGATGAACGCTCGGTGACTCTCAGTTGGGAAGAAGCAGGAGCTAAGCCATTCTTTGATCGGCTGTTCAACTGTGCCTTTCAGATTCAAGAGGGGCTTATCTATCTACCAGGGCAGTATGGAGAACTCTCTCTACCGCTTGAAGTACGGGCGGCTTTACACGAAGGGCTGCTATTAAGCTTCTATGACCACGGACCCACCTCAAGGGGGAGTGAGACCGCAATAGAAAGCACCTACGAAATTGACGATAAGCCCGTCTCATACCGGTATTTGCCGCTATCGTGGTACAAGCATCAGAATACCCAAGGACGTGGTAAGGGGAAGGATGGAAGTGCGCTTATTGTTGACAGTCTGACAGAACCGATTGGGCTGACGAGCGCACTCTTTCCAGGGGCAATTCAGCGACACGCTGCCCATTCTGCAAGTCAGGTGACACAGAGCGCAGAGCTTGTCCTTCCACTGCTGTTTGCCCCTGTCGGAACAATGGCTTTGAAGGCTGGAGGGAAAAAGGTCAATGATCGAGGAACCCGGAGGTTCAAACCCGGTGCGGCTCTGCTGATTCCCGACCTGAACACGCTCTTAGAAGTAGAGTATTTTTTGCCGACTATTATCCCCAGGAACGCGCGGGACTGCCAAATCTCCAACGTGGCTGATGCCGCCCTTCAAGCGGAACTTCGATTGCGCAGCAGAAATCTCCTTGACCTTGAAACACTCTCTGCCCTCCGTTGTGTCTGGTGTTGCCCAAATGACTGGAACTCACGCCTACAACCTCCTTCTGCGGTAACGGAGGTAAGCGTTGACGCAACGGATATCGCGCTTGACCAGTTCGAGATTGCTATGGCCGTTCTCGCGCCCCCTTCGCCGCGGCAAACCAAGAAAGGCGAGTATTTCTGGCCCAAAAGCTACGCTCGGCCGTTTATTGCCGAAAACCTTGCCTTGGGGCGCCCTTGGTCGCGGCCGGCCATCAGCCTCTCCTTGTCCTTGACCTTACCCCCATTCTACCTTATCAGACAGGTTTTTGAGACCGCTTCTACATACAATGACCGAAGAAATTCACTGGGACCACCCCGGAGAAGAAGTAATCGTCCGGGCTGTACATGA
- the cas3 gene encoding CRISPR-associated helicase Cas3', which yields MDSIDLAFRLTGSVVPVDHGYALYAALSRILPDIHTAKDIGVQPIRGMYSGNGALHLADFSRLILRLPDQQIQAYLKLAGKRVEVDEHPLSVGVPEVRALRPVARLRARLVTIKGFLQEALGKTTTRVVLAQAGCGSGKTLGAYVWASQRAPGKRLFFSYPTTGTATEGFRDYLIDPTLNTQLVHSRAAVDLELLGVDDEGEQVNPLAALEAWSTSITSCTVDTVLGLTQNQRRGLYAWPAFVNAAFVFDEIHAYDERLFSSLFRFLLNCRGVPCLLMTASLPQSRLNALKDALSSIGESLETVSGPTDLEILPRYQRLATDDPWGIVEQRFRDSEKILWVANTVGRALSLADEASGRGFQPLVYHSRFRYEDRVRQHGRIISAFRQDGPVLAIATQVAEMSLDLSADLLVTDLAPVPALIQRLGRLNRRSTPKNPQAPKPFLIIEPDTPAPYKSQDEPDPFAASRLWLERLGMGAISQSDLAQTWSGLDEGGRQKPLESAWIDGGFETTPRHLRESTPGLTVLLQGDALAVERGEMDPVRVRIPMTEPNWLDWKRWSQVAFAKVPPPECINYHPERGARWNR from the coding sequence ATGGATTCGATTGATTTGGCATTTCGCCTGACTGGATCGGTCGTTCCGGTTGACCACGGCTATGCCTTATACGCCGCGCTGAGCCGGATTCTGCCGGACATTCACACGGCAAAAGACATCGGCGTGCAGCCCATTCGGGGCATGTATAGCGGCAACGGCGCGCTGCACTTGGCGGATTTCTCGCGCCTGATTCTACGTCTTCCAGACCAACAGATTCAGGCATATCTGAAGCTGGCCGGGAAAAGGGTAGAGGTAGACGAACACCCGCTCAGCGTCGGGGTACCGGAAGTCCGTGCTCTGCGTCCGGTCGCTCGTCTCCGCGCCCGGCTGGTCACGATCAAGGGCTTTCTCCAAGAAGCACTCGGAAAGACAACGACACGGGTTGTCCTTGCTCAAGCCGGGTGTGGTAGCGGAAAGACACTCGGGGCGTATGTCTGGGCATCCCAAAGGGCTCCTGGAAAACGTCTCTTCTTTTCATACCCGACAACAGGAACAGCCACCGAAGGTTTTCGTGACTATTTGATTGACCCAACATTGAACACTCAACTCGTTCACAGCCGAGCTGCTGTGGACTTGGAGTTACTTGGAGTCGATGACGAAGGAGAGCAGGTCAATCCTCTTGCCGCTCTTGAGGCATGGTCTACCTCTATTACCAGTTGCACGGTAGACACCGTACTCGGCTTGACACAGAACCAACGCAGGGGGCTGTATGCCTGGCCGGCGTTCGTCAATGCAGCGTTCGTTTTTGACGAAATCCATGCCTATGATGAGCGCTTATTCTCCAGCCTATTCCGTTTCCTCTTGAACTGTCGCGGCGTGCCATGTCTGCTGATGACAGCAAGCCTGCCACAATCGCGGCTTAACGCCCTCAAGGATGCGCTCTCCTCAATCGGTGAATCTTTGGAAACCGTTTCTGGTCCGACAGACCTGGAAATACTCCCTCGCTACCAAAGACTCGCCACTGACGACCCGTGGGGTATCGTAGAGCAGCGCTTCAGAGACAGCGAGAAAATCTTGTGGGTCGCGAATACGGTAGGGCGTGCGCTCAGCCTTGCCGATGAGGCTTCTGGACGGGGTTTTCAACCACTCGTGTACCATAGCCGTTTTCGATACGAAGACCGCGTCCGGCAGCATGGCCGGATTATTTCTGCCTTTCGCCAAGACGGACCGGTGCTTGCCATCGCCACGCAAGTGGCAGAGATGAGTCTGGACCTTTCGGCTGATCTGCTGGTGACGGATTTAGCCCCGGTTCCAGCGCTCATACAGCGCTTAGGCCGTCTCAATCGACGCTCAACGCCAAAGAATCCGCAGGCTCCGAAGCCTTTTCTCATCATCGAACCCGACACCCCCGCCCCGTATAAAAGCCAAGACGAACCGGACCCCTTTGCCGCCTCTCGTCTATGGCTGGAACGCCTCGGAATGGGGGCCATCTCTCAAAGCGATCTCGCTCAGACGTGGAGTGGACTGGATGAGGGGGGGCGGCAAAAACCCTTGGAAAGCGCCTGGATAGACGGCGGATTTGAAACAACTCCACGTCATCTCAGAGAATCTACGCCAGGGCTGACCGTCCTGCTCCAGGGAGACGCGCTCGCAGTAGAACGCGGGGAAATGGATCCCGTCCGGGTCCGCATTCCGATGACAGAACCGAATTGGCTTGACTGGAAGAGATGGTCTCAAGTGGCGTTCGCCAAGGTGCCGCCTCCTGAATGTATTAACTACCACCCGGAAAGAGGAGCCAGATGGAATCGTTGA
- a CDS encoding transcriptional regulator, whose translation MPRNDQVTRQWLLLQKLEHSRGATLQELAASLPEDLSRHPRTIRRDLEALEAAHIPLIAERGNGRTRWRLMDGYRQALPLTLSPTELMALVFSRDLLKPLDGTELKASLDSALNKAAAALPAEGTRYIEQLRGHFSVGVGAHKRYSQHRQTIDQLSQAIAQTRTVQMRYYTASRDRTSRREVDPYHLRYIDGGLYLIGHCHLRQDVRIFAVDRIRSLTLTNRPCQMPLDFDLDAYVRDALVVMRGKPIEIELLFDKPTTAWVKDRQWHPSQKTTLEKDGRLRMSLRAADTRELVGWVLHFGSGVQVVSPASFRDQVREEARKISEHE comes from the coding sequence GTGCCGCGTAACGATCAGGTCACCCGTCAGTGGTTGCTGTTGCAGAAGCTGGAGCACTCCCGAGGAGCGACCCTCCAAGAGTTGGCCGCGTCTCTGCCAGAAGACTTGTCGCGCCATCCCCGGACGATTCGGCGCGACCTCGAAGCCCTGGAGGCCGCCCATATTCCTCTGATAGCGGAGCGCGGCAACGGTCGGACGCGCTGGCGTCTGATGGACGGCTATCGTCAGGCCCTGCCGTTGACCCTCTCGCCAACCGAACTCATGGCCCTGGTCTTCAGCCGGGACTTGCTCAAGCCTCTGGACGGAACCGAACTCAAGGCGTCGCTCGACTCGGCTTTGAACAAGGCTGCGGCCGCGTTGCCGGCTGAGGGGACACGCTATATCGAACAGCTACGCGGCCATTTTTCGGTCGGTGTGGGCGCCCACAAGCGCTACAGTCAGCACCGGCAGACCATAGACCAGCTGTCCCAGGCTATTGCCCAGACCCGCACCGTGCAGATGCGCTACTACACGGCCTCGCGCGACCGGACCAGCCGCCGCGAGGTTGATCCCTACCACCTGCGGTACATAGACGGCGGGCTGTATCTGATCGGTCACTGTCACCTGCGCCAAGATGTGCGCATATTTGCAGTGGACCGGATTCGGTCCTTGACGCTGACCAACCGCCCGTGTCAGATGCCGCTCGATTTCGATCTGGACGCCTATGTCAGAGACGCCCTGGTCGTCATGCGCGGCAAGCCGATTGAGATCGAGCTATTGTTCGACAAACCCACCACGGCCTGGGTCAAAGACCGCCAGTGGCATCCCAGCCAGAAGACCACGCTCGAAAAGGATGGCCGTCTGCGTATGTCGCTGCGCGCTGCGGATACCCGTGAGCTGGTCGGTTGGGTGTTGCACTTTGGCAGCGGGGTGCAGGTCGTCAGCCCGGCGTCGTTCAGGGACCAAGTTCGGGAAGAAGCCCGAAAAATTTCTGAGCACGAGTGA
- the murJ gene encoding murein biosynthesis integral membrane protein MurJ — translation MSPPASPVPPSSRSGLVRKGRPIVIATLLSRPLGFVREAVQAALFGASRLTDAFLVAYNVPEMIQTLFFSGVLSNFFVPVITRYRNRAAELNRVFSLSLDAAFGIALVLAGVCYVAAPAILTVAAPGLGGDDHDLAVFLFRLMLPMLVVHCLLAVIKGTLNSLDHYAMPEYAGVFFNLVMIACALSLAGAYGIRSLAIGVVAGSLVQLLVQIPALARAGIRYRPSFAFRHPALREMGGLVLGAFIATAVVPINAFVARALASTLAEGSISALAYAFRIFLLPVSLFAVPVYTVLLTDLSAAHQADGAEREFKDKAAAGLSLLFAVGLPATALVVGLAMPITRLLYQRGQFTPEDVVLTSQALMAYGVGIVAYGSSQVMVRLFNATKDTRTPAVVGLVSVGLNALGGWLLMQVWGHWGIALMISLASGLNTLILYAIFRRRRGPLNEALLARQFATHFLLAAALGGCVFGLSQPLADVPGSLMTPLYLTQLAAIVAAGSGLYLMLGFVFKVEEVWALWRLLRRKLGG, via the coding sequence GTGTCGCCCCCCGCCTCACCTGTTCCCCCGTCGTCCCGTTCCGGTCTGGTCCGCAAGGGCCGCCCGATCGTCATCGCCACCCTGCTGAGCCGGCCGCTGGGTTTTGTGCGTGAGGCTGTCCAGGCTGCCCTGTTCGGCGCCTCACGGCTGACCGACGCCTTTCTGGTTGCCTATAACGTGCCGGAAATGATCCAGACCCTGTTTTTCAGCGGCGTGCTGAGCAATTTCTTTGTGCCGGTCATTACCCGCTACCGAAACCGTGCGGCCGAGCTGAACCGGGTCTTCAGCCTGTCCCTGGACGCCGCCTTTGGCATCGCCCTGGTGCTGGCCGGGGTGTGTTATGTGGCCGCCCCGGCCATTCTGACCGTCGCCGCTCCCGGCCTGGGCGGAGACGATCACGACCTGGCGGTCTTCCTGTTCCGTCTGATGCTGCCGATGCTGGTCGTGCACTGTCTGCTGGCTGTGATCAAGGGCACGCTGAACAGCCTGGACCACTACGCCATGCCCGAGTATGCCGGGGTATTCTTCAATCTGGTGATGATCGCGTGTGCCCTGAGCTTGGCCGGGGCCTACGGCATTCGCAGCCTGGCCATCGGGGTGGTGGCCGGCAGCCTGGTCCAACTGCTGGTACAGATCCCGGCTCTGGCCCGAGCCGGGATTCGCTACCGACCCAGCTTCGCCTTTCGTCATCCGGCCCTGCGCGAGATGGGCGGACTGGTGCTGGGCGCGTTCATTGCGACTGCGGTGGTGCCGATCAACGCCTTTGTTGCCCGCGCACTGGCCTCGACTCTGGCCGAGGGCAGCATCTCGGCCCTGGCCTATGCCTTCCGCATCTTCCTGCTGCCGGTGAGTCTGTTCGCCGTCCCGGTGTATACCGTGCTGCTGACCGACCTGTCCGCCGCCCATCAGGCCGACGGGGCCGAGCGGGAGTTCAAGGACAAGGCCGCCGCGGGTCTGTCCCTGCTGTTTGCGGTCGGCCTGCCGGCCACGGCTCTTGTGGTCGGCCTGGCCATGCCGATCACGCGTCTGCTGTACCAGCGGGGTCAGTTCACGCCCGAGGATGTCGTGCTGACCAGCCAGGCGCTGATGGCCTACGGCGTCGGGATCGTGGCCTACGGCAGCAGTCAGGTCATGGTCCGGCTGTTCAACGCGACTAAGGATACCCGTACTCCGGCCGTGGTCGGTCTGGTCTCGGTCGGCCTCAACGCGCTTGGTGGCTGGCTGCTGATGCAGGTGTGGGGTCACTGGGGCATTGCGTTGATGATCTCGCTCGCCTCGGGCCTGAACACGCTGATCCTGTACGCCATTTTCCGTCGCCGTCGCGGGCCGCTGAACGAAGCGCTGCTGGCCCGTCAGTTCGCCACCCATTTCCTGCTGGCCGCAGCCCTGGGCGGGTGTGTGTTTGGCTTGAGTCAGCCGCTGGCCGACGTGCCGGGCTCGCTGATGACGCCGCTCTACCTCACGCAGCTGGCCGCCATCGTCGCAGCCGGGAGCGGGCTGTACCTCATGCTGGGCTTTGTGTTCAAGGTCGAAGAAGTGTGGGCACTGTGGCGGCTGCTCAGGCGCAAGCTGGGGGGGTAG
- a CDS encoding FAD binding domain-containing protein: MDRFAYIQAETPAAALAALARHPQAVVKAGGVDLLDLMKERIVTPAVVIDISRVADWSGIAVEPQTGALRLGALTTLAQLAQHAEVQHHWPALGQALASAATPQIRNMATLGGNLCQRPRCWYFRQEAYPCRKKGGSTCFAQLGEHRDHAIFANYTCTSTHPSAAAVPLLAYDAGVEMVDQTGAQRSLPLARFFVAPERDVQRENVLRPTEFLTAVTLPRPREADASAYLNFKHKWSFDWPLVEVAVVLHREAELVKAARIVLGSVAPVPFRAQAAEHILEGRTVDAELARQAGQAATRGATPLAHNEHKVTLLAELVRRAVLKAAGQLPAEDEVMVV, encoded by the coding sequence ATGGACCGTTTTGCCTACATCCAGGCCGAGACCCCGGCCGCCGCCCTGGCCGCCCTGGCCCGCCACCCGCAGGCGGTGGTCAAGGCTGGCGGCGTCGATCTGCTGGATCTGATGAAGGAGCGTATTGTGACGCCGGCCGTGGTCATCGACATCAGCCGGGTGGCGGACTGGAGCGGGATCGCGGTCGAGCCTCAGACCGGGGCGCTGCGGCTCGGCGCGCTGACGACCCTGGCCCAGCTCGCCCAGCACGCCGAGGTGCAGCACCACTGGCCGGCCCTGGGCCAAGCCCTGGCCAGCGCGGCAACGCCGCAGATCAGGAATATGGCCACCCTGGGCGGCAACCTGTGTCAGCGACCCCGCTGCTGGTATTTTCGTCAGGAGGCCTATCCGTGCCGCAAAAAGGGCGGCTCGACCTGTTTTGCCCAGCTCGGCGAGCACCGTGACCACGCCATTTTTGCCAACTACACGTGTACCAGCACCCACCCCTCGGCCGCAGCCGTGCCCCTGCTGGCCTACGATGCCGGAGTGGAGATGGTAGACCAGACCGGGGCGCAACGGAGTCTTCCGCTGGCCCGGTTTTTTGTTGCTCCCGAGCGCGACGTGCAGCGGGAAAACGTCCTGCGACCGACCGAGTTCCTGACCGCAGTGACGCTTCCCCGGCCACGTGAGGCGGACGCCAGCGCGTACCTGAACTTCAAGCACAAATGGTCGTTTGACTGGCCGCTGGTTGAGGTTGCAGTGGTCTTACACAGGGAGGCCGAGCTGGTGAAGGCCGCCCGGATTGTGCTCGGTTCGGTCGCGCCCGTTCCGTTTCGGGCTCAGGCTGCCGAACACATTCTGGAAGGCCGGACGGTTGATGCCGAGCTGGCGCGGCAGGCTGGGCAGGCCGCCACCCGGGGAGCGACGCCGCTGGCCCACAACGAACACAAAGTGACTCTGTTGGCCGAGCTGGTGCGGCGGGCCGTCCTTAAGGCGGCCGGCCAGCTGCCGGCCGAGGACGAGGTGATGGTCGTATGA
- a CDS encoding xanthine dehydrogenase family protein molybdopterin-binding subunit, with translation MARSVALKIGYQGHFTTVTRSIPEDEPPPWDADTRLRVVGQSVPRVDAREKVTGRASYTRDLHLPGMLYGVIIRSPHAAAEVEAVDTTAAEKMPGVRAVYVLERSRVRYQGHEIAALAADSQDQAHDAARAVRIRFKPRPFVVSLDQAMRADAPLVMPGGPTAGEQVKARTGVRPVGLAWAAQGPAQQGNVVGPAAGSLFGKNRGDVPHAVQISDAVVEQEFRTPVQTHSCLETHAAVAYWEAADRLVVHCGAKSVTRARAELADYFGLSHTQVRVRNDFIGGHFGTKASALPYSVMAAQLAKQAGRPVKIVLSRQDEHLVGGNRPQNRMQVRVAGMRDGTLAAVELVNHGSAGAGFGAGAAGPFFSVYDCANVAAADYDVLMNTGPACAFRAPGHPQGAFALEVAIDMLCERLGHDPVEFRLLNSCQRTPWRAEELRIGAQRIGWNTRRDPMPGASRGPLKRGIGVANSVWYSVYNPGAQVEVQLNKDGSVVAFTSTSAPGGGSRTVIAQAIAEELGLEARHIEVRLADADYPYSPAPGGSKLTSTVTPAARQAAYRVKHTLLRGAARHLGVGLETVRLEPGGTIVAASGERLDWQQACALLPGGKTAALGERPDDYDGPAVAFSRLSMGHDLMAGVQFAEVTVDERLGQLTVDRIVAVQDCGRVFNPLLAESQLQGGVINALSFGVFEERVMDELEGRMLNPDFLFYKLAGAREMPDIDTVLLNVYQGQTSTDARNLGEPAKVATIAAVVNAIYNATGAWITELPITPARLLAALAARDRHRQT, from the coding sequence ATGGCCCGCAGCGTTGCGTTAAAAATCGGCTACCAGGGTCATTTCACCACGGTGACCCGTTCCATCCCCGAGGACGAACCCCCGCCCTGGGACGCCGACACCCGACTGCGAGTCGTGGGCCAGTCCGTCCCCCGGGTTGACGCCCGGGAGAAAGTCACCGGCCGGGCGAGCTACACCCGCGATCTCCATCTGCCCGGCATGCTGTACGGGGTGATTATCCGCTCGCCGCACGCTGCGGCCGAGGTCGAGGCGGTGGACACGACGGCTGCGGAAAAAATGCCCGGGGTGCGGGCGGTCTACGTGCTGGAGCGCAGCCGGGTACGCTATCAGGGACACGAAATCGCCGCCCTGGCCGCAGACAGTCAGGACCAGGCCCATGACGCGGCGCGGGCGGTGCGGATTCGGTTCAAGCCTCGCCCGTTTGTGGTCAGCCTGGACCAGGCCATGCGGGCCGACGCCCCGCTGGTGATGCCGGGCGGGCCGACCGCAGGTGAGCAGGTCAAAGCCCGGACCGGGGTCCGGCCGGTCGGCCTGGCCTGGGCAGCCCAGGGACCGGCCCAGCAGGGTAACGTCGTCGGACCGGCCGCAGGTTCGCTGTTCGGCAAAAATCGCGGCGACGTGCCCCACGCGGTCCAGATCTCGGATGCCGTTGTCGAGCAGGAGTTTCGTACCCCGGTGCAGACCCACAGCTGTCTGGAGACCCACGCTGCGGTGGCCTACTGGGAGGCTGCCGACCGTCTCGTCGTCCACTGCGGGGCCAAGTCGGTCACCCGTGCCCGGGCCGAGCTGGCCGACTATTTTGGTCTGTCTCACACGCAGGTGCGAGTTCGCAACGACTTCATCGGCGGACATTTCGGCACCAAAGCCTCGGCTCTGCCGTACTCGGTCATGGCCGCCCAGCTGGCTAAGCAGGCTGGGCGGCCGGTCAAGATCGTCCTGTCCCGCCAGGACGAACACCTCGTCGGCGGCAACCGTCCCCAGAACCGGATGCAGGTCCGGGTGGCCGGCATGCGGGACGGCACCCTGGCCGCAGTCGAACTGGTCAACCACGGCTCGGCCGGTGCGGGCTTCGGCGCGGGTGCGGCCGGGCCGTTTTTCAGCGTGTACGACTGCGCCAATGTGGCGGCTGCGGATTATGACGTGCTGATGAACACCGGTCCGGCCTGCGCCTTCCGGGCGCCGGGTCATCCCCAGGGCGCGTTTGCCCTGGAGGTGGCGATCGATATGTTGTGCGAGCGCCTGGGCCACGACCCGGTCGAGTTCCGGCTTCTCAACAGCTGTCAGCGCACGCCCTGGCGAGCCGAGGAGCTGCGCATCGGAGCCCAGCGCATTGGCTGGAACACCCGCCGCGACCCGATGCCGGGGGCGAGTCGGGGACCGCTCAAGCGCGGCATTGGGGTGGCCAACAGCGTCTGGTACAGCGTGTACAATCCCGGCGCCCAGGTCGAGGTCCAGCTCAACAAAGACGGCAGCGTGGTCGCCTTTACCAGCACCTCGGCGCCGGGCGGGGGCTCACGAACGGTTATTGCCCAGGCCATTGCCGAAGAGCTGGGGCTGGAAGCCCGGCACATCGAGGTGCGTCTGGCCGATGCCGACTACCCCTACTCTCCGGCTCCCGGCGGCAGCAAGCTCACCTCGACCGTCACCCCGGCCGCCCGCCAGGCCGCCTATCGGGTTAAACACACCCTGCTGCGCGGCGCGGCGCGCCACCTTGGGGTCGGCCTCGAGACCGTGCGTCTTGAGCCGGGCGGAACGATTGTGGCCGCCTCGGGCGAGCGTCTGGACTGGCAGCAGGCCTGCGCCCTGCTGCCCGGTGGCAAGACCGCCGCCCTGGGCGAGCGGCCCGACGATTACGACGGACCGGCCGTGGCCTTTTCGCGCCTGTCCATGGGTCACGATCTGATGGCCGGCGTGCAGTTCGCCGAGGTGACGGTTGACGAGCGCCTGGGACAGCTGACGGTTGACAGGATCGTCGCCGTTCAGGACTGCGGCCGGGTGTTCAACCCGCTGCTGGCCGAGAGTCAGCTGCAGGGTGGTGTCATCAACGCCCTGAGCTTCGGTGTGTTTGAGGAGCGGGTCATGGACGAGCTGGAAGGCCGGATGTTGAACCCCGACTTCTTGTTCTACAAGCTGGCCGGGGCGCGCGAAATGCCGGACATCGACACGGTGCTGCTGAACGTCTACCAGGGTCAGACCAGCACCGACGCCCGTAACCTCGGCGAGCCGGCCAAGGTGGCGACCATTGCCGCCGTCGTCAATGCCATCTACAACGCCACCGGCGCCTGGATTACCGAACTGCCGATTACCCCGGCCCGGCTGCTGGCCGCCCTGGCCGCGCGTGACCGGCATCGGCAGACCTGA
- a CDS encoding (2Fe-2S)-binding protein: protein MSTRDKASGKTPPPRSGVSRRSFLKSAGAAGLAASQLGLPALEAEQTRPDEAVTLGPDPVPVRFQVNGQLYAARCEPRVTLADALRDQLGLNGTKVICDRGACGGCTVLLDNEPVVSCMLLAVAAQGKHIQTVEGLAQGDQLDPLQDAFIAHDALQCGYCTPGMLMSCKALLARNPSPSRADIKTAISGNICRCGTYPHVFAAVLAASGQDDEG, encoded by the coding sequence ATGAGTACGAGAGACAAAGCGTCCGGCAAGACTCCCCCGCCCCGCTCGGGTGTCAGCCGCCGCTCGTTTCTGAAGAGCGCCGGCGCCGCAGGCCTGGCCGCGAGCCAGCTCGGCCTGCCGGCCCTTGAGGCCGAGCAGACCCGGCCCGACGAGGCGGTCACCCTGGGCCCCGACCCGGTTCCGGTCCGCTTTCAGGTCAACGGTCAGTTGTATGCGGCGCGGTGTGAGCCGCGGGTGACCCTGGCCGACGCGCTGCGGGATCAGCTGGGGCTGAATGGAACAAAGGTGATCTGCGACCGGGGCGCGTGCGGCGGCTGTACCGTGCTGCTCGACAACGAGCCAGTCGTGTCGTGCATGCTGCTGGCCGTTGCCGCCCAGGGCAAACACATTCAGACCGTTGAGGGCCTGGCCCAGGGCGACCAACTCGACCCGCTGCAAGACGCCTTTATCGCCCATGACGCCCTCCAGTGCGGCTATTGTACGCCGGGGATGCTGATGAGCTGCAAGGCGCTGCTGGCCCGCAATCCCAGCCCCAGCCGAGCCGACATCAAGACCGCGATCAGCGGCAATATCTGTCGCTGCGGCACCTATCCGCACGTCTTTGCCGCAGTCCTGGCCGCCTCGGGACAGGACGACGAGGGCTAG